Genomic DNA from Caldalkalibacillus thermarum:
TCGGAAGCATGAGCCGAAAGGGGAACTGCTATGACAACGCCTGTATTGAATCCTTTCATAGCATCATCAAAAAAGAGTTGATTTACTTAGAAAAGTTTAAGACTCGTGAAGAAGCCATCAAGCGGATATAT
This window encodes:
- a CDS encoding IS3 family transposase — encoded protein: GSMSRKGNCYDNACIESFHSIIKKELIYLEKFKTREEAIKRIYEYIEFFYNRKRIHSSIGYHTPTEYQRMYYESSKKVA